Genomic DNA from Lepus europaeus isolate LE1 chromosome 15, mLepTim1.pri, whole genome shotgun sequence:
ataacacttttatttattttacttttgattgACAAAGTATATGTATTTGGGTACAAAGTGGGATGTTTTAGTACTTCTATGTATTGTGTAATCAAGTTAGGGTAATTAGTATGTCCATCAgctttaaaatttatcatttttatggcaataacattaaaaatattctagCCATTTCAAAAGATACATGACATAATTGTACATATATTATTGTTAACCATAGTCAATTTCTTTAATACTTTATAGGAGAGAAAACCCTGCTTTTTAGGTTATGAGGAGTCCGTGTTAGCATTAtagaatctttgtttttaaaatggttCATAATTTATGCTAACCTATGATTAAGTGGATATTAGAAATGACTGGTATTGTGTCAGAAGTTATAAAAAGATCAGAAAGATAGTTATTGAATGTTCAGAGGCCTGAATATTAGGAGAAGGGACTTTATCCACTATTTAAGCCATGGCCGTAGGGCCAGTCTGTTCTGCTTTGTCCCTACATCCTCTCTGTAGTAATATactcttttaaaaagtcttatcCATAGATCCTCTAGTGGTCAGTAAACAGCcatattatttttagaatttcaaAACTGTGAGTATTTGCATCAATCAGAGACTTATCAGGAAACAGAAGATATATTCTGAGATTTTGAAGAAATTGAGTGAAACTTTCATTTGTGGATGTGTGGGCAGGGACTAAGAAGCTTGGAGACTAATAAAAATAGTTAGACTCTAGGGCTGAAGTGTCAAAGACAAGACATGAAACAGACTTCAGTGAGGACTAGGCACAGGGAAGAAAGGCTCCCCCACAGGAGCTGTGTTTGTTGGGGGGGTTACAGCTTAATCCAAGGAAAAAGCTAGGAAATAAATATCCTGACCTCTGTCTTCTGTGTTCTGATTTGCCTGCCACTGCCTTCCATGGGACAGTTCCTACTGGAAAACTATAAAAGCAGTCTCTAAGGGTCAATGTCTTAGGGCACAGCAACTGGGAGAGAAAGGCCACAGTTGACTCTGGGAGATTGGGCTGGTAGCAAgcaaaagaaccagaaaataaTAGTTTCTTTCAACTGAAAATAGGAAAGcaaggatttttgttgttgttactgttaAAGCATTTCCCATGTTACTCATGGTCTGTaataaaaatggattttgttttgtttttgccagtgtAGCCAGTTTTTCTTTATAACATTGATGAGGTATCCATAGTACCAAAAATCATTTCTGTTTATGAAAAAAGTTTATGTGGAGTTCTTAAAAGCGGATGATACCTGGCTGCAAAAGATCTTCTCTGTCATAGATCATTTGAACATTTCCAAAATACATCTAATATATGATTTGAATAAgtgattttttgcatttttgcaatggttatatatatatttaacaataaTAGGGACCGgtattgtggcacggcaggttaagcccccatctgcagtgctgcatcccatatatgtgccagCTCAAgcccaggctgcttcacttcagatccagctgcctgctcagtgcatctgggaaggcagagggagatggcccaagtacttgggcctctacctcccacatgggagaccctggatggAGTCCAGAGCTcatagctttggcttggccagtcccagccattgcagccatttggggactaatccaacagatggaagatatctctctctctctgtctctgtaactctgcctttcaaataaataagtaaatctttataaaggaaaaaaactgtattttccCACTATAATCTATTACCCTTAATTTAAATATGGCATAATAACATTTCAACTGATGGCAGTGAAATTTCCAAGCAAATCTTTTGAAgtatacttccttttttttctcagTATGTGGAAAATTTGCAGCATTTCTTACCTCGTGGATAGAGACAAGATAATTTGTCATGATGTGTCTCAAAAATAGCATCTGAATATTTTAGTTCATATTCATCTCTCTGTTCCTTTTCTGTCCTACAATTATCTCCATCACAGATAATATTCTGGGAATGCTCAGTTCATACGTAAGCAGAAGTATGACAGAAGCCTGGATTGAAATAGCAACAGCATTAGCTTAGCATTCAAGttctatctttaatttttacTAGGTTTGCAATGGTCCGTAGTGGAAAAAATGGTGACCTGCATCTTAAACAGATTGCATATTATAAACGAACTGGTGAATATCATCCAACTACACTGCCAAGTGAAAGAAGTGGCATAAGAAGAGCAGCAAAAAAATTTATCTTCAAAGGTaaaattaatatccaaaatcttgAGTTTAGAGTTATAGGTTCGCCACATGTGTTCTTTGTGGAAACCTAAGAGTTTCTGTAGTAGTAGGTTATTGCTAGGCAATTAACAGTCTAATTGATGATACTTCagtcaaaagtaaaataaaaatcacactgAAGCTAACCGAAGGCCAATAAACATGAAAAGATGAATTTAATTATAGACAGAAGATAATGCtatgcaagaaaataaaatatttacctaAATTACCTTCTCCTGCTTTTGTCCTCCAGTGATTCCTGCTCTGCTAGTGCCCTGACACACACTGATGCCACTGTCAGTGAGGAACTCACTTGGTGCTTAAAATGAATTGTTAACTAGCTTGGTTACTAAAATGAAAAGTTGATGGAACTGGCTGTATTTCCATGATTCCCCCCCTCTGCTTCCTTTGTAAATATTCTCAGGGTTTATATAGGCTTTGGAATCCTGAGTGCATTGAATACTGGAAAGGCAATGGCATATCTATATTGAAAGGTTAGgataatttttccttcttttttcctcttcttcaaaTGGTAAGATAGGTTTGGAGTGAAATAAGTGACAAATACCTAACTGAATGCTAGCGATGTCAATGGAAGTTTTGTCTGTAGGTATAGCATTAGGCTTTGTGCAAAGCAGGTAAGGAAAGTTGAAGACAGTAAGTGAATGCCTGCCCATATCTCCCTGTGCATACCCCTACAAGTAACTCCCTTATGCTTAAGAATAGGCAGGCCCGTTAGACTTAGACTACAGTgggcactcattcattcatttaatcatttATCTAAAAACGCTTACTGAGTTCCTATTAAGTGCTGATCTCATCCTAAGCCTTGGAGATACAGTGATGGATAGGGCAAATATGATTCCTGCCCTGGGTTGATTACCTTCTAATGTAAGTGAGCAGTGTTCCACTCTGCATGTGCTTAAGCTTAAGCACATTGGTAACATGATGGTGTATTCTGGAGTGTAAATAGCCGCCGTATCCACACTGCAGAGGTGGTGATTCACTCTGTACCCTGGTTGCTGCCCTTTGCAGATTCTTCTCAGGTATCGTTCTAAGAAAAACAGAACTATCTTGAAAATTAAAGTTCTCTCACATTCTCATTTTACCATCCCTACCTTCCACTCAAATCTAGAAAAACCTGAGAGATGATTGCTTACAAAACTAGTTATGATGAAATACTATTTTAACAGTCCCAAGAAACTGCTTATCTATACATATTTCCTTGTAAGTTTATGCCATTTTTAGAGccacttgcaaatattttcctagtTTGAGTACTTCCATGGCAAGCTAACTTCCTATTGCCACAGTTAGGAGTGCGACATGCTTTGATGAACAAGGCAGAGCTACTCGTATTGGTAGCAAGACAATTAGAGCAGCTAGTGGTCTTCCTATGTATCTAGTAAGAATAACAACTGATCTTTCAGATCACACAAGTAAATGCTCTGAATGGAGGTTTTAGAAGAAGCAAGCAAATCCCTCATGTTTGAGATAAGGCTTTGATTACTTTAAAACTACAGAGGTCTCTAAAATTTGCAGTTAATCTTTTGGCATCATTTATTCCAGAAAAAAAGCTGTTTTATGttggaaaagacagaaaacaaaatcgCTTGGTAATCGtctcagaagaggaaaaaaagaaagtcctaAGAGAATGCCATGAAAATGACACTGGAGCTCATCACGGCATATCCAGAACCCTCACTTTAGTAGAAACCAGTTACTATTGGACTTCTGTGACCAATGATGTCAAACAGTGGGTATGGCTTATGTATttagaatattttgaatattatcaAATATTCAGAATTCAATATTGCTCCAAATTTACTCTGGGTATCACTTCTCATTAAATACTTTATGGGTAGTTTTTGTACAAAAGAGACATTTAAATGGAGTTCTGTTTTCTTCCACAGTTATTTCAAATCACCAAAGTATgatttaaacaagaaaaaggcattatttaaatgtttgaaaataccATATTTATACAAATTGTATAGAACCAGATTTTTAGTATTGAATTGCTTTGTGTTGCTTAAATTTAAATGGGACTGAAATTGATTTGAGTAAATCATTATCCTTCATTGTGATCGTAAAAAATTTTCTGTACTGAGgggaatattttcaaaagaagtcAAGCCCAGTATGGGTTTTCACGAGATGGAAAATGTCAGACCCGGCAAAGCCCAGATCGAAATCGTGAAGATAATGAAATAAGTCTGACTTCTGTATCTTTACAGCCTATCAGGACCTTCAAATCTTCTAATAGAAAATTCATCTGGGAAGTATGATGTTCTTGCTCAAAGGTCCTCTGATCTGTACTCCTTTTAGCGTACTGTTTATCAAGTGCTGGGAATTGCTTGGTACACGTGTAAGATCTCTTTAGTAATTCTGGTTACTAAATTACTGATATCCGCCTTCAGAAGCTACCATGCATTACTTTACAGTTAGTGAAATCTTTATCAAATCCTTGTCATTTGAGAATGGATATGCTTTTTTGAAACAGatgatttttaataaattcaaaaaGGGTAGGTAATTTTAATCAAAAGTAATTTTGACTATATGAGatgatttttcagtttttcttcagAGGTTAGtttgaaaatagttttcaaaGTGCAGTTCCGAAGATACGTTGAGCAATGGCAGTGTCCATAAACTGATCAGCTGATCCCTTCTCATCTTACTCAAAAGCACCAGGACAGCAAAggctttgtctttgtttttgcttgttttttcctAGAACCTGGAGAAATTTGTGGCATCTATAAAAACTGActgaaattatatttcaataaatgctGTTTGAATAGATAATAAATGAACTTTTTAGAGTGATATTTTGAGAAGGAATCATCTTTTGTGTCTAGAAATTATTGTATATTTACATGCTGATTTAAATTATAGAATAAAATCTAttcctttaataaatatttattgaatatgaaCCAGGATTATGCTTCATGTGCGTAAGACTTCATAAGATGTTCCCTTAGTAATAGTAGTGACTAATATTTCCTTGATCTGTTCTCAGTCCAGAAGTTTCTCTTCAAAATATAAAGTAGCTATTAACCATTCTAAAATTCAgatttataaaattgtttttatattatattgATTGTGTTAAcagttatgtgtgtgtatgtaaatatatatatatatgtgcattttaTTGTGTGCCTCTTTGTAGGTATATGCTTGTCAGCATTGTCAAGTGGCAAAAAATACAGTTATTCTAGCACCTAAACAGCACCTTCTCAAGGTAGAAAATCCATGGAGTATAGTTACTGTTGATCTGATGGGACCTTTTCATACAAGCAAGAGAAGTCATGTGTATGCTATAATCATGACAGATTTGTTCACAAAATGGGTGATGATTTTACCTCTGTGTGATGTTTCAGCATCAGAAATTTCCAAAGCTATTATCAATGTATTTTTCTTATATGGACCTCCTCAGAAAATAATAATGGACCAGAGAGATGAATTCATTCAACAGGTAAGATAAATAAACATAGGTGTGGGAGCATATCTTACTCCCTTTCAGGGTCCAGCATACCACAGGTGGTTGAACTAGAAATTAGGAGACCAGAGTTTTGCTGTTTACTATGCCACTAGGAAATTGTAAAACTGTTTTCAGGGTTCTTCAAACTAAAACCAAAGTAATCTAAATGTTAAAGTggtcatagatcattaaaaccaCAGTAATTCTTAAAACTACAGACATTCTTAACTcaatttgacaaagatataaaacaaaattttacagaaCTATTTTTGCAGCATatttaaaaagactatttattttcaagatcagagttacagagagagcgagcgagcgcacgcacaagagacagatcttctacccaccggttcactcccctgatggccacaatggccagggctgggccaggcaggagccaggagcttcatccaggtctcccacatgtgtggcaggagcacaaacacttgggccatcttctgttttcccaggccatttacaaggagctggatcagaagtggagtaactgggacacaaactaacACCAATTTGGTATcgtaggtggcgactttacccaatatgccacaatacCTTATTCAGACTGATgagattatagattttttttcttagtttttcagtttatatgtactgtgattttgttgctTTAATGATTGCTTGAGTTGAAAGTATGAACAATCCAttgtgttttaataaaaattactggTGCTGGGACCCGTATTGTCACGCAGGAGGTTAAGCTGTTTTGCAACACCAGTCTCTCATAGaacaccagttcatatcccagctgctccccttctgatccagctgcctggtaATGCAattgggaaagaagcagatagcccagtgcctggacccctgccatccacatggcagGTGGAATTCCcgcttcaacttggcccaaccccagcctttagaggagtgaaacagtggattagCACTCCCtcttatcttgttttgttttggtttttttttttttttttttttttttttttttttttttttttttttttgacagtgagagagacaaagaaaggtcttccttctgttggttcaccccccaaatggccgcttcggcccgcgctgcactgatccgaagccaggagccaggtgcctcctcctggtctcccatgcgggtacagggcccaagcacttgggccatcctccactgccttcccaggccacagcagagctggactggcagaggagcaaccaggactagaacctggcacccatatgggatgcaggtgctgcaggtgtaagattaaccaagtgagccacggtgccagccccaacttcttatctttaaaatgggaTTAATCATACCTTATAAACTTGCAAAGTTTAATGGTAATATAAAGCATCTACTATGATGACCAGCATGTAGTAAGGACTCAGTGCTAACttctattttaaacaaaatatgtatcttttttaTATACAATGGCTTGGTCAGTgaaaaaatttcaagttttttaaaaaaaatcaattgaaaaaatattacattaattttaaaagttagctTTGTTTTATGTATGTTTCAGATCAATGTTGAATTGTGTGGATTGTTTGGCACAAAGCAAATTGTGATTTCTCACACCTCTGGAACTATTAATCCAATTGAAAGTACATCTAGCACAATCAAAACATTTCTTGCCAAGCACTGTGTGGAGCATCCAGACACCTGGGACGATCACCTGTTGGCTGTTTCATTTGCCTTCAATATCACTCACTTGGTGTGTTCctatttataatctttttttttttttttttgaaaggcaaagttacacagagaggcagaggcagagagagagagaacttccacctgctggttcactccccagatggctgcaatggctggagctgggtctatctgaagccaggagccaggtgcttcctcctggtctcccacttgggccatctactgctttcccaggccgtagcagagagcaggatcagaattagagcagccggatctccagctggtacccacatgggatgacagcagtGCAGATGGCAGCtacacctgctatgccacagtgcccaccctcctTTTTATAATTCTGTATTTCTGAGTTATGATTATCTCTTGCTAGATAAATGTTTTATTACAAATTTGCTATTTTCCTTAAATTAGGAGCCTACTAAAAATACaccatattttcaaatgtttaatcGAAATGCTTACCTGCCTGAGACATCAGACTGCCTTAATGAAGTGGATGGTGACAATACAAGTATGTTTGCCAGAATTCTTGCTGCAGTTAAAGAAGCTGATAAAACAACGGAGGATAAGACAACTTCAGTGGGCCAGGTGATTCTCTTTAATAGTAAAACTCTATGAAgtgatattaaaaaaataatttcagtataTACCAATAAgtgtgcatatatacacacacacatatacaaaaacaTACAATATACCCTTAAGCCAAAATGTGTTATTTATCATGTTCTGCTTCTCTAGGTTAAATAGTAGTATGGTTTTTAGCTAAAAACCATGAATTTTGGAATCGAATTTTGGATTGAAATGGATGGTCTTGCTACTTTCAAGTTGCTTGACTTTGGCAAATTCCTTAACCCATGTTAATGCTTTGAGATGTTGTTTTAAGAATTCAGAAGGATTCGTGTTTACCTTTTACTTATCATTATCTGCACTTAACTCTCAAGAAATTACAATTCTttcattctttattctttttttccttttacatttgCAGATGAAGAACAACAATGTGGATGAACTAAATAAAAGCAAGATCATtgttaaaaagaaaccaaagcaaTTAAAtccttttcatttgaaagtcggTCATGAAGTTTTGAGACAAAGGAAAAATTGGTGGAAGGATGGTCGTTTCCAGTCTGAATGGGTTGGTCCTTGTGTCATAGACTATATTACAGACAGTGGATGTGCTGTTCTCAGAGACAACACTGGAGCTAGACTTAAAAGACCTATCAAAATGTCCCATCTTAAGCCCTATGTGAGAGAATCCAGTGAACAAGGTAAGTGTCTGtcacttttctatatttttactttcttcaaGTGAGgcgagaaattaaaaatacaagaaatcttTCTTCATCTCTATGAATaagtttccttttccctctcattTCTATGGTTGGTATAGTTTTAGATATCCTGGGTAGTCTCTTTTATTAGAATGCCTCTTCTGGACCTGTCAGGCTTGTGAGCGATTTTACTTTGAAATCTATGTGTTTCTCATAATACATAGGGGAGATACTGAACTTGTTTCACAGAGGAAGGATTACATCTGTTTTCACTTTCACAGTATCCTGTTAATCAATTTGTGCCTCATTTTCacatagaaaaacagaaactAAGATCATTAGTGTATAGTCCAAGCATACTAGAATCTAGttgtaaaaagaataaatttggatacttaaaaatgttactaatttttttaagatttattttatttatttgaaaggcagatttacatagagagagagagagggagagagagatcttccatccgctgtttcactccccaaatggccacaatagctgtggctgggccaggccaaagacaggaatcaggagcttcatccagatctcacatgtgggtgctgtAGCTCAGGCACTTTGGCtgtcctccaccgctttcccaagcacattagcgggcagctgtatcagaagtgggacagctgggagtcgaactggtgctcaaatgggatgctgacattgcaggtggcagcttaacccagtatgcctcAACACTGAGCCCTAGTCATTGATCTTTACTATTGCTTCATAGTGAGGTCATGGATGGAGGCAGATGAGGGTACATGGTAGTGTGTATTCAAAATGCTGTAGGATAGAAAGTGACAGTACTCTAAATACAGCTATACTTACCCTACAAATATGGCTGGTTCTTAACAGGATATTCTAATCTCTGCAACCCTTCTCCCCCATAGATTAATTTAAGGACATTTTTGTCAGGACTTTAAGCTCCCTACTTTATCAAAACTTTCATTTTGTCCTGTTTTATCTGAGGTAGATTACTGAAGTGGAGTTAACTGGTACCTTAGTTAATTATGCTTTTGCTGTTAAGCAAGATAAAGCATTAATATTATTTGAATATCATTAACAATGGAAGCtaaatttattatatttgtatACCTCATAAACAATTAAGTTATTTAACCAAGTAAGTAAATAACAAGAGCAACAGCAACAAATAACCTGCACCTGCCCTATTCCTTTTTTTAGACGTGAAGTTCCCCAAGAGCTGCCTAGTAGCTCAGCTCTGCTTTGGATCTGGCCACAACTCTTGTGAGAAGAGCTCTGTCCTTCTTTCTGTGCCAGATCCAGTTGGTGTAGTCATAAATTTATCTTGGACTGTGTTCTAATTCTGAAAACTCACAACTTCATTCTCTTGGCTAGAAGAAAAGCACTGtcatttattttaccttttctcAGTTCTGCGCTACTCTTTATGGTCATTCCCTTCCACAGTGAAGTATGAAAACAAATATTCTGGTAACGGGTCTGTTCCACCTcaacatgattttctttttactcTTTGGTACTTGCTTCCTTCTAAGGTGTTAATGTTccttaattaatacacaatttacatttaaaatgttgcTAGACCAGGatgtatttcaacattttgcaatTTTGATCTTGCCAAATGCTTTCTTAGAAAGGAGAACAGATATTTTGCTGCTTCCGAATCTTTCAGAGCCCAGCTGAGAACAGTTTCTAAACAAAGGCTATAAAATTTTTTGCCTCACGCTTGAATTCTCTGCAGCTGTTTTTTTCGCTAATATAAGGAAACTGTAATAGTACTAGTGATA
This window encodes:
- the GIN1 gene encoding gypsy retrotransposon integrase-like protein 1 isoform X2, with protein sequence MNLGHASSPPALGLTPKARRAEQLPAGAKRAFLTSPDRVSASRKRTPLLTSRLEFRFRKHHISRGRQLKSCRLPLGPPWFAMVRSGKNGDLHLKQIAYYKRTGEYHPTTLPSERSGIRRAAKKFIFKEKKLFYVGKDRKQNRLVIVSEEEKKKVLRECHENDTGAHHGISRTLTLVETSYYWTSVTNDVKQWVYACQHCQVAKNTVILAPKQHLLKVENPWSIVTVDLMGPFHTSKRSHVYAIIMTDLFTKWVMILPLCDVSASEISKAIINVFFLYGPPQKIIMDQRDEFIQQEPTKNTPYFQMFNRNAYLPETSDCLNEVDGDNTSMFARILAAVKEADKTTEDKTTSVGQMKNNNVDELNKSKIIVKKKPKQLNPFHLKVGHEVLRQRKNWWKDGRFQSEWVGPCVIDYITDSGCAVLRDNTGARLKRPIKMSHLKPYVRESSEQDSLYLLQGSIVADHDYIGLPDLPVGAYQANILVEDATIGVVDNELLTPSKDRELLEYRSVKISPLMEDHGTLEKQTFSLLDSSNQVLEYLS
- the GIN1 gene encoding gypsy retrotransposon integrase-like protein 1 isoform X1; this encodes MNLGHASSPPALGLTPKARRAEQLPAGAKRAFLTSPDRVSASRKRTPLLTSRLEFRFRKHHISRGRQLKSCRLPLGPPWFAMVRSGKNGDLHLKQIAYYKRTGEYHPTTLPSERSGIRRAAKKFIFKEKKLFYVGKDRKQNRLVIVSEEEKKKVLRECHENDTGAHHGISRTLTLVETSYYWTSVTNDVKQWVYACQHCQVAKNTVILAPKQHLLKVENPWSIVTVDLMGPFHTSKRSHVYAIIMTDLFTKWVMILPLCDVSASEISKAIINVFFLYGPPQKIIMDQRDEFIQQINVELCGLFGTKQIVISHTSGTINPIESTSSTIKTFLAKHCVEHPDTWDDHLLAVSFAFNITHLEPTKNTPYFQMFNRNAYLPETSDCLNEVDGDNTSMFARILAAVKEADKTTEDKTTSVGQMKNNNVDELNKSKIIVKKKPKQLNPFHLKVGHEVLRQRKNWWKDGRFQSEWVGPCVIDYITDSGCAVLRDNTGARLKRPIKMSHLKPYVRESSEQDSLYLLQGSIVADHDYIGLPDLPVGAYQANILVEDATIGVVDNELLTPSKDRELLEYRSVKISPLMEDHGTLEKQTFSLLDSSNQVLEYLS
- the GIN1 gene encoding gypsy retrotransposon integrase-like protein 1 isoform X3; this encodes MVRSGKNGDLHLKQIAYYKRTGEYHPTTLPSERSGIRRAAKKFIFKEKKLFYVGKDRKQNRLVIVSEEEKKKVLRECHENDTGAHHGISRTLTLVETSYYWTSVTNDVKQWVYACQHCQVAKNTVILAPKQHLLKVENPWSIVTVDLMGPFHTSKRSHVYAIIMTDLFTKWVMILPLCDVSASEISKAIINVFFLYGPPQKIIMDQRDEFIQQINVELCGLFGTKQIVISHTSGTINPIESTSSTIKTFLAKHCVEHPDTWDDHLLAVSFAFNITHLEPTKNTPYFQMFNRNAYLPETSDCLNEVDGDNTSMFARILAAVKEADKTTEDKTTSVGQMKNNNVDELNKSKIIVKKKPKQLNPFHLKVGHEVLRQRKNWWKDGRFQSEWVGPCVIDYITDSGCAVLRDNTGARLKRPIKMSHLKPYVRESSEQDSLYLLQGSIVADHDYIGLPDLPVGAYQANILVEDATIGVVDNELLTPSKDRELLEYRSVKISPLMEDHGTLEKQTFSLLDSSNQVLEYLS